In Sedimentibacter sp. MB31-C6, one genomic interval encodes:
- a CDS encoding ArdC family protein, whose product MEDKVKKLLTQLEDGVKEVFDSEKYKNYLKTMSNFHNYSFNNTLLICMQNPNASLVAGFNTWKKLKRIVNKGEKGIAILAPCNFKAYIEKDKLDPDTNNPIINANTGEIEKIKVPAMPNRFRTVHVFDINQTKGEPIPNLVEELKGNIKDYKNFIESLKAISIFPVKFENIDGECKGYCDFKDRIIAIKTGMDEKQIVKTAIHEIAHSILHGKENSDIDRKTAEVQAESVAFVVCNYYGIDTKDYSFGYVAGWSENKDIKELKNSLSVIQKTSNSLINQINEKVKELVKSKDVIEVKKDRKSLKDIENQIKDYKQNTAMKQDKQSLTQRICNER is encoded by the coding sequence ATGGAAGATAAGGTTAAAAAATTATTAACTCAGTTAGAGGATGGAGTAAAGGAAGTATTTGATTCTGAAAAATATAAAAATTATCTAAAAACTATGTCTAATTTTCATAATTACAGTTTCAATAATACATTATTGATATGTATGCAAAATCCAAATGCTTCATTAGTTGCAGGTTTTAATACATGGAAGAAATTAAAGAGAATTGTAAATAAAGGTGAAAAAGGAATAGCTATTCTAGCACCATGTAATTTTAAAGCTTATATCGAAAAAGATAAATTAGATCCTGATACTAACAATCCAATTATTAATGCTAATACAGGAGAAATTGAAAAAATAAAAGTACCGGCAATGCCTAACAGATTTAGGACCGTACATGTTTTTGACATAAATCAAACAAAGGGAGAACCAATTCCTAATTTAGTTGAAGAATTAAAAGGAAACATAAAAGATTATAAAAACTTTATTGAAAGTCTAAAAGCGATATCAATCTTTCCAGTTAAGTTTGAAAATATAGATGGTGAATGCAAAGGGTATTGTGATTTTAAGGATAGAATAATTGCAATAAAAACTGGTATGGATGAAAAGCAAATTGTAAAAACAGCTATACATGAAATAGCACATTCAATACTTCATGGTAAAGAAAATAGTGATATAGATAGAAAAACTGCAGAAGTACAAGCTGAAAGTGTAGCTTTTGTTGTATGTAATTATTATGGTATAGATACAAAGGACTATAGTTTTGGTTATGTGGCTGGTTGGAGTGAAAATAAAGATATTAAGGAATTAAAGAATTCATTATCAGTCATTCAAAAAACATCAAATTCTCTTATTAATCAAATAAATGAAAAAGTAAAAGAATTAGTTAAATCTAAAGATGTTATTGAAGTTAAAAAAGACAGAAAATCATTAAAGGATATAGAAAATCAAATTAAAGATTACAAACAAAATACTGCTATGAAACAAGATAAACAATCATTAACTCAAAGAATATGTAATGAGAGATAA
- a CDS encoding ParA family protein, with protein sequence MCKVIAIANQKGGVGKTTTTISLGISLSKLNKKVLLIDLDGQANLTMSLGYEPDELDDTITNLIENRIIDYNYKIDKSKYLIETEGICLLPADIGLSSIEVKMLNTLNRENILMNIVRDFKDMFDFILIDCLPSLGNLTINALVASDSVIIPVQSQYLSMRGMEQLLGTVKGVKAQINPNLEIEGILITMYDKRTNLSKEVLEVINETYGDYIKVFNSTIKISTKIAEAPSQGLSIFSYSPNSEVAKSYESLAREVLDNEQIKSK encoded by the coding sequence ATGTGTAAAGTAATTGCTATAGCAAATCAAAAGGGTGGAGTAGGTAAAACAACTACTACTATAAGTTTAGGAATAAGCTTGTCAAAGCTTAATAAAAAAGTTTTATTAATTGATTTAGATGGACAAGCAAATTTAACAATGTCATTAGGTTATGAACCTGATGAACTCGATGATACAATTACTAACTTAATAGAGAATAGGATAATTGACTACAATTATAAAATTGATAAAAGCAAATATCTAATAGAAACAGAGGGAATATGTTTGTTACCAGCTGATATTGGATTATCAAGTATTGAAGTAAAAATGTTAAATACATTGAATAGAGAAAATATATTAATGAATATTGTTAGAGATTTCAAAGATATGTTTGATTTTATATTAATTGACTGTTTACCATCATTAGGTAATCTAACGATCAATGCGTTAGTTGCATCTGATAGTGTAATTATACCTGTTCAATCTCAATATTTATCAATGCGCGGTATGGAGCAGCTATTAGGCACTGTAAAAGGAGTTAAGGCTCAGATTAATCCGAATTTAGAAATAGAAGGAATTCTTATAACAATGTATGATAAACGTACAAATTTAAGTAAAGAGGTTTTAGAAGTTATAAATGAAACGTATGGAGATTATATAAAAGTATTTAATAGTACAATTAAAATATCTACTAAAATAGCAGAAGCACCATCACAAGGGTTAAGTATTTTTTCATATTCGCCTAATAGTGAAGTTGCAAAATCATATGAATCACTAGCAAGGGAGGTATTAGATAATGAGCAAATTAAATCTAAGTAA
- a CDS encoding ParB/RepB/Spo0J family partition protein gives MSKLNLSKKLKGQDLISDIIGKPDINDNKEDIKHIRTYLLIPFKNHPFKLYEGDKLSDLVESIKEYGILSPVIAREIEDRDELELLSGHNRVNAAKIIGLETVPTIIKNVDDDTAQIIVAEANFRQRQSFLPSEKAKAYKMQLTALKRQGKRNDINLCSNGTHVFKSREEVAKNNDTSAAQIRRYIRLTYLTDELLELVDNNKLSFRPAVEISYLSSESQKIIESLIKNQGMKISLKQASILKEKEKVEKLNLNSILEVLSKKKNVKRKIEIPFEKVKNYFDGDISDKEMINIILKLLDNNFQEEI, from the coding sequence ATGAGCAAATTAAATCTAAGTAAAAAATTAAAAGGTCAAGATTTAATAAGCGATATAATAGGCAAGCCAGATATAAACGATAATAAGGAAGACATAAAACATATAAGAACATATTTGCTCATACCATTTAAAAATCATCCGTTTAAATTATATGAAGGTGATAAGTTAAGTGATCTAGTAGAAAGTATAAAAGAATATGGAATACTATCTCCTGTAATAGCAAGAGAGATTGAAGATAGAGATGAATTAGAGTTGCTAAGTGGACATAATAGAGTAAATGCAGCAAAGATAATAGGTCTTGAAACTGTACCAACTATAATTAAAAATGTAGATGATGATACTGCACAAATAATTGTTGCTGAAGCAAACTTCAGGCAAAGGCAAAGCTTTTTACCATCTGAAAAAGCTAAAGCATATAAAATGCAATTAACAGCATTAAAAAGGCAGGGGAAAAGAAATGATATTAACTTATGTTCCAATGGAACACATGTTTTTAAAAGTAGAGAGGAGGTAGCTAAAAACAATGACACATCTGCAGCACAAATAAGAAGATATATAAGACTTACATATTTAACAGATGAATTATTAGAGCTGGTAGATAATAATAAGTTATCATTTAGGCCAGCAGTTGAGATTTCATATCTATCTTCAGAAAGCCAAAAAATAATTGAATCACTTATAAAAAACCAGGGTATGAAAATATCACTAAAACAGGCTAGTATATTGAAAGAAAAAGAAAAAGTAGAAAAACTTAATTTGAATTCTATACTTGAAGTTCTTTCAAAAAAGAAAAATGTAAAAAGAAAAATTGAAATACCTTTTGAAAAAGTAAAAAATTATTTTGATGGAGATATTTCAGATAAAGAGATGATTAATATAATATTAAAGTTATTAGATAATAATTTTCAGGAGGAAATATGA
- a CDS encoding transposon-transfer assisting family protein codes for MKTKIYFTVEELTLIKSHKNINSKIGREELIEILKNSIKYSEDDLLKDWMSDTVEKLEQISDEEFNEINFILTMDAED; via the coding sequence ATGAAAACAAAAATATATTTTACAGTTGAAGAGTTAACACTTATTAAAAGCCATAAGAACATTAATTCTAAAATTGGCAGAGAAGAATTAATAGAAATATTAAAAAACAGTATTAAATACTCAGAAGATGATTTATTAAAGGATTGGATGTCAGATACAGTTGAAAAGTTGGAGCAAATATCAGATGAAGAATTCAATGAAATTAATTTTATATTAACAATGGATGCAGAAGATTAG
- a CDS encoding prepilin peptidase, translated as MELNKLIYLITIIILIYIGFIDFKQKIIPDKLNILISILGIINVIYDFGNIKSYLISSVSVFAFFLFLAMVTDGGIGGGDIKLLTALALIFGKDILLVLLFTYTTSIIVLIPGLFFKKLKFNSSIALGPFVAFGVLVKVIILL; from the coding sequence ATGGAATTAAATAAATTAATATATTTGATTACGATAATAATTCTTATTTACATAGGATTTATTGATTTTAAACAAAAGATAATTCCTGATAAGCTGAATATTCTAATTTCTATATTAGGCATTATTAATGTTATTTATGATTTTGGGAATATAAAATCTTATTTAATATCTTCAGTTTCAGTATTTGCATTCTTTTTATTCTTAGCAATGGTTACTGATGGAGGTATAGGTGGCGGAGATATTAAGTTGCTTACAGCTTTAGCTTTGATATTTGGTAAAGATATTCTTTTAGTATTACTTTTTACCTATACAACTTCAATTATTGTATTGATACCGGGCTTGTTTTTTAAGAAGTTAAAGTTTAATTCAAGTATAGCATTAGGACCATTTGTAGCATTTGGTGTATTGGTAAAAGTTATAATTTTATTATAA
- a CDS encoding SAF domain-containing protein produces MVMKERLKKFNRISNYKIVAICVLLIAVMMYYYEEVREEEVVIPTQQVIVLKNDIPENTVITEAMLSKETRIEDEFVKKADIVKTIDDVLGKRTRVPLYEGELISNKRLLVNDDSANEVGKTKISLQINEIDRALGLMKGDFIDVWVCPIVPEVDTVNYTETYKLFEKVQIIEVINNDKQVIDKNEDYKDFESAIALYAIIQLTDEEIIELQDVDKAVSTIKFSKYKENELYSIVSEQIEENQANEELQKEAGEDNGQKTN; encoded by the coding sequence ATGGTGATGAAAGAAAGGCTTAAAAAATTTAACAGAATAAGTAATTATAAGATTGTTGCAATTTGCGTTCTGCTGATTGCGGTGATGATGTATTATTACGAAGAAGTAAGGGAGGAGGAAGTTGTAATACCGACTCAGCAAGTGATTGTCTTAAAAAATGACATTCCTGAAAACACAGTAATAACTGAAGCTATGTTGTCTAAAGAGACAAGAATTGAAGATGAGTTTGTAAAAAAGGCTGATATCGTAAAAACTATTGATGATGTTCTTGGCAAAAGAACGAGAGTACCTTTATATGAGGGCGAACTGATTAGTAATAAAAGATTATTAGTTAATGATGATTCAGCTAATGAGGTAGGGAAGACAAAAATATCTTTACAAATTAATGAAATAGACCGCGCACTTGGTTTAATGAAAGGTGATTTTATAGATGTTTGGGTATGTCCTATTGTTCCTGAAGTAGATACAGTTAATTATACAGAGACATATAAATTATTTGAAAAAGTTCAGATAATTGAAGTAATTAATAATGACAAACAAGTAATTGATAAGAATGAAGATTATAAAGATTTTGAAAGTGCAATTGCTTTATATGCAATTATTCAGTTGACTGATGAAGAAATAATTGAATTACAAGATGTTGATAAGGCTGTTTCAACTATTAAATTTTCAAAATATAAAGAGAATGAATTGTATTCTATTGTAAGCGAGCAAATAGAAGAAAATCAAGCGAACGAAGAACTTCAGAAAGAAGCAGGTGAAGATAATGGACAGAAAACAAATTAA
- a CDS encoding DUF3991 and toprim domain-containing protein translates to MYTQYQINKAKSMDLLDYIRQRGYSLIQSSASEYRLKEHDSLVISNNKWMWFSQDIGGDILDFVTKYEGKGFKEAMEILLEEKGQEKVKEYDSNAVSEKVKNISELPEKAENYRRLFAYLNKTRKIDVSIIQDMINDGKLYQEKKYNNCVFLGKNNDGEVKYCLKIGTNSYKKYKGEIEGSNKAYGVELCSFSESNKVYIYESIIDAMSHATIIKNQGGNYKEHSRISLGCVGYVKLEQFLEDNPKVKIIVSCLDNDKAGIMMTKKINEKYSEKGYIVKRILPIKKDFNDDLVELNSRKSLKDLKSDICSYKSKNENMLTERKNNLYESKSR, encoded by the coding sequence ATGTATACACAATATCAAATAAACAAAGCAAAGAGTATGGATCTATTGGACTATATAAGGCAAAGAGGTTATTCTCTTATTCAGTCTTCTGCAAGTGAATATAGACTTAAGGAGCATGATAGCCTGGTAATATCAAATAATAAGTGGATGTGGTTTTCACAGGATATTGGTGGTGATATTCTGGACTTTGTGACTAAATATGAAGGCAAAGGCTTTAAGGAAGCAATGGAAATACTACTCGAAGAGAAAGGGCAGGAAAAGGTAAAAGAATATGATAGTAATGCTGTAAGTGAAAAAGTTAAAAACATATCAGAATTGCCAGAAAAGGCTGAAAATTATAGAAGATTGTTTGCATATCTTAATAAGACTAGAAAAATAGATGTATCTATTATTCAAGATATGATAAATGACGGTAAATTGTATCAAGAAAAGAAATACAATAATTGTGTATTTTTAGGTAAAAATAATGATGGAGAGGTTAAATACTGTCTGAAAATAGGAACTAATTCATATAAAAAATATAAAGGCGAAATAGAAGGGTCAAATAAAGCTTATGGAGTTGAATTATGTTCTTTTTCAGAAAGCAATAAGGTATATATTTATGAATCTATTATTGATGCCATGAGCCATGCAACAATAATAAAAAATCAAGGAGGTAATTACAAAGAGCATAGCAGAATATCTTTAGGATGTGTCGGCTATGTAAAGCTTGAACAGTTTTTAGAAGATAATCCAAAGGTAAAAATAATTGTTTCATGCTTAGATAATGATAAGGCAGGCATAATGATGACAAAAAAAATAAATGAGAAATATTCAGAAAAGGGGTACATTGTTAAAAGGATACTTCCGATAAAAAAAGATTTTAATGATGATCTAGTTGAACTTAATAGCAGAAAATCGCTAAAAGATTTAAAGTCTGATATTTGTAGTTATAAATCAAAAAATGAAAATATGCTAACTGAAAGAAAAAATAATTTATATGAAAGTAAAAGTAGGTGA
- a CDS encoding Fic/DOC family protein gives MNIDYSYSFDNDMKYCYPNSSVLKNKLNITNEQDLSVAEREISSLRIMEIENEPLKGKLDFKHLKEIHYNIFKDIYEWAGQIRTVNISKGSMFCYNENIDSYADYIFNRLKEENYLFNEGKDAIHDRFSFYMSEINALHPFREGNGRSQRMFMSYLARVAGYELHFEEITQKKMIELSSLAFNNGHEEYINMFKKITRPISNQEQMNFIESIGLKLFFTKNRNTLKNIKQDINTYRIANGNNKNIKIEKSKER, from the coding sequence ATGAATATTGATTATTCATACAGTTTTGATAATGATATGAAATATTGTTATCCCAATTCTTCTGTATTAAAAAATAAATTAAATATTACAAATGAACAAGATTTGAGCGTAGCTGAAAGAGAAATAAGTTCATTAAGAATAATGGAAATAGAGAATGAACCATTAAAAGGAAAACTTGATTTTAAACATTTAAAAGAAATACATTATAATATCTTTAAGGATATTTATGAGTGGGCTGGACAAATCAGAACTGTTAACATATCTAAGGGTAGTATGTTTTGCTACAATGAAAATATAGATAGTTATGCGGATTATATTTTTAATAGGCTTAAAGAAGAAAACTATCTCTTTAATGAAGGTAAAGATGCTATTCATGATAGATTTTCTTTTTATATGAGTGAGATTAATGCACTGCATCCATTTAGAGAGGGAAATGGACGTTCTCAGAGGATGTTCATGTCTTATTTGGCAAGAGTAGCAGGGTATGAATTGCATTTTGAAGAAATAACACAGAAAAAGATGATTGAACTAAGTTCACTTGCCTTTAATAATGGCCATGAAGAATATATAAACATGTTTAAAAAAATAACAAGGCCAATTTCTAATCAAGAGCAAATGAATTTTATTGAATCTATTGGTTTAAAATTATTTTTTACAAAAAATAGAAATACTTTAAAAAACATTAAACAAGATATAAATACATATAGAATTGCTAATGGTAATAATAAAAATATAAAAATAGAAAAGTCTAAAGAAAGATAA
- a CDS encoding HD-GYP domain-containing protein — MRNNLELVLHSIKVSYLSFLISLRMNLPFINIVQIIISGLLHDIGKFSLNQKILYKKEKLSITEFEHIKNHVILGWRLLKKFHVPSNICTMVLQHHENMNGTGYPYELKQDEIYIGSRIVKVADVYDSLTSNRIYRSKYRSREALKIMLKDIESYDLNVLRTLIKLVKCFNSRIIFRCKEYSDEN, encoded by the coding sequence ATGAGAAATAATTTAGAGCTAGTATTGCATAGCATAAAAGTTTCATATTTATCATTTTTAATATCTTTACGAATGAATTTACCTTTTATAAATATAGTTCAAATTATAATTTCTGGCTTACTACATGACATAGGTAAGTTTAGCTTAAATCAAAAAATATTATATAAAAAAGAAAAACTTAGTATTACTGAGTTTGAACATATAAAAAATCATGTGATATTAGGTTGGAGATTGCTTAAAAAATTTCATGTACCAAGTAACATTTGTACAATGGTACTACAACATCATGAGAATATGAATGGTACGGGCTATCCTTATGAATTGAAACAGGATGAAATATACATAGGCTCTAGAATAGTAAAAGTTGCCGATGTATATGACTCACTTACTTCTAACCGTATATACAGAAGTAAATATAGAAGTAGAGAAGCTTTAAAGATTATGCTTAAAGATATTGAAAGTTATGATTTAAATGTACTCAGAACTTTGATTAAGTTGGTAAAGTGTTTTAATAGTAGGATTATATTTCGATGTAAAGAATATTCAGATGAGAATTAG